GCGCCGTCAGCAGCGCCAGCCGGTAGGTCGGTTTGATCGCCTCCACGTTGAAGACGCGCAGCAGCGAGGCGAGGATGAACGCGCCCGCGACGAGCCCGGTGATGAACGGGTAGAGGACGATCAGCACGCTCCACTGGAGCTCGATCTCGTTGGGGTACATGAAGCCTTCGACGCCGTGAAGGAGGTGTTCCATCGCGC
The Candidatus Polarisedimenticolaceae bacterium genome window above contains:
- the nrfD gene encoding NrfD/PsrC family molybdoenzyme membrane anchor subunit, whose amino-acid sequence is MEHLLHGVEGFMYPNEIELQWSVLIVLYPFITGLVAGAFILASLLRVFNVEAIKPTYRLALLTALAFLIVAPLPLQMHLGHPERSFEMYLTPHTTSAMAMFGFVYLWYLL